A stretch of Coccidioides posadasii str. Silveira chromosome 2, complete sequence DNA encodes these proteins:
- a CDS encoding uncharacterized protein (BUSCO:418644at4751~EggNog:ENOG410PH8H~COG:O~BUSCO:4589at33183), with the protein MTQSFASTFAGPTSKERKYDRQLRLWAASGQQALEDSRVLLVNSDGPVDSDNAPLTGVVGVETLKNLVLPGIGGYTIVDPATVTEADLGVNFFLSEDSLGKSRAVETCNYLRELNPDVEGIWSSQPILEILGQQPRFLASYSLVIITGPMRQSTLQIISQRTHELSIPLIYTHSVGFYCSFSLQLPSVFPVVETHPDPDSMQDLRLTNPWPELLAAAKKVENLDALDDHQHGHVPYLLLLLHYLEKWKKSHGGTYPQTYNEKTEFREMVRGGARTGNSEGGEENFDEAAAAVLKSISPWTLRSSLRDIFEMDQCCNLTAASDNFWVIAHAVKAFYKRHGVLPLPGSLPDMKAQSADYISLQNIYKSKARQDLAEVVAGVRAAEAQLGADRIVSSISEKEIEVFCKNAAHIKVIKGRKLPLLNVDEPEQETVKVIRNNLGNIESPISIFISLRALDILVTEYQEGKFQSAPYLFLDDPGNWQRAVSKVINALQANDSGSVDDEAQTNIRNAVQETQRAGVGELHNISSLAGGFVAQEALKVLTKQYVPLDNTFVFDGVRSRGKMFRL; encoded by the exons ATGACACAGTCTTTTGCGTCTACTTTCGCCGGCCCAACGTCAAAAGAGAGGAAGTATGACCGCCAGCTCCGACTCTGGGCAGCTAGCGGTCAACAGGCTCTCGAAGATTCTCGGGTTCTCCTTGTTAACTCAGACGGCCCCGTGGATAGCGACAACGCACCTCTCACAGGAGTCGTCGGTGTCGAAACGCTCAAGAACCTAGTTCTGCCGGGAATCGGTGGGTACACGATCGTTGATCCGGCGACAGTGACGGAAGCTGATTTAGGCGTGAATTTCTTCTTGAGCGAGGATAGCCTGGGAAAGTCAAGAGCGGTGGAGACATGCAACTACTTGCGGGAGCTGAATCCGGACGTTGAGGGGATATGGTCGTCACAG CCTATCTTAGAAATTTTAGGACAACAACCTCGCTTTCTAGCATCCTATAGTCTTGTCATTATTACAGGTCCGATGAGACAATCTACTCTACAGATCATCTCCCAACGAACACACGAGCTTTCCATTCCCTTAATATACACCCACTCGGTTGGTTTCTATTGCTCATTTTCCCTACAACTGCCGTCCGTATTTCCAGTCGTTGAAACACATCCAGATCCAGACTCCATGCAGGATCTTCGACTCACAAATCCATGGCCAGAGTTACTCGCTGCTGCGAAAAAGGTGGAAAATCTAGACGCCCTTGACGACCACCAACACGGACACGTGCCGTATCTATTACTTCTACTACACTACCTCGaaaaatggaaaaagagCCACGGTGGAACATACCCGCAAACCTATAACGAGAAAACCGAGTTTAGAGAAATGGTTCGCGGCGGAGCGAGGACGGGCAACTCCGAAGGAGGGGAAGAGAACTTTGATGAAGCGGCGGCTGCAGTCTTGAAAAGCATTAGCCCTTGGACTTTACGCAGCAGTTTACGAGATATATTTGAAATGGATCAGTGTTGCAACCTCACTGCAGCCTCTGATAATTTCTGGGTCATTGCTCATGCTGTTAAGGCTTTTTATAAACGACATGGTGTATTGCCTCTCCCCGGGTCGCTACCAGACATGAAGGCTCAGTCTGCAGACTACATATCGCTACAAAACATATACAAGTCAAAGGCGCGACAGGATCTAGCTGAGGTAGTCGCGGGCGTCCGTGCGGCTGAGGCCCAACTGGGTGCTGATCGAATAGTCTCGTCGATTTCGGAAAAGGAAATTGAAGTATTTTGCAAGAACGCGGCACATATCAAGGTTATTAAGGGGCGTAAACTTCCCCTCCTAAACGTGGATGAACCCGAGCAAGAAACAGTGAAGGTTATCCGGAATAATCTCGGAAATATAGAGTCTCCAATATCGATATTTATCTCCCTTCGAGCTCTCGATATTCTTGTTACAGAGTATCAGGAGGGCAAGTTTCAGTCAGCGCCATACCTGTTCCTTGACGACCCTGGAAACTGGCAGCGAGCTGTTTCTAAGGTTATCAATGCCCTTCAAGCCAACGACTCTGGGAGCGTGGATGACGAGGCGCAAACCAACATCCGCAACGCGGTTCAAGAGACTCAGCGTGCTGGGGTAGGAGAGTTACACAATATCTCTTCGCTTGCGGGGGGGTTCGTGGCACAGGAAGCTTTGAAGGTGTTGACAAAACAATACGTGCCACTTGATAATACCTTTGTTTTCGACGGAGTTAGGAGTCGAGGGAAAATGTTTAGACTGTGA
- a CDS encoding uncharacterized protein (EggNog:ENOG410PQ5T~COG:S~TransMembrane:10 (i69-85o97-116i123-143o163-183i190-212o224-247i292-310o464-486i498-517o537-559i)) yields the protein MRLKNIFNPNYTDQNWRKPLAPASNPLALEEISLQSTPGEHAPNPTSKGSQHHEEPVLRKRHAATAMELFFDLFFVANLGSFTSTHDINTVQNLKSYIGYITILWFYWFQTVLFDLRFHSDSILSRIFTGMHLGVMTGFAVLAPNFDTTDPLNHPRRFRNMGLLLMVSRLVLVLQYAIVAWYIRGYKKTLSAKIMTTGILFASAMVFLALAVTTQMRRGRYAYLGWYIVPAIEALAMVSISSIWKVLSFKGTPIVERFGGMTLIVLGEGTVGMTKAVTSIAKGTSYPTASSIILITCYIIILYFMYMIYFDQTDENRFGYIRQQIWAIFHFPLHMSILITSEGSRAFVLYSVAKGIYETAFKHSNASKVSETTSQVVDTLKLIVHNLRARLRNTQDVPDLNYIYNNITAIENLEADSEKLGDLIAEFTGRLFIWIMRSFGIDATPQKSTSQKDSEQLAKLTDKLFLVFRFFFIAAGLVLIFMAVLHWFSKSHKSRGEVLSIITTTTIGIGLSLTSIMALYDEQDGESAFYYYLNSGWIVPTVTLAYALVVAIDNSIIVISHKRRIRYVAQAYRQVP from the exons ATGAGGCTGAAGAATATTTTCAACCCCAATTATACGGATCAGAACTGGCGAAAGCCTCTGGCACCGGCCTCGAATCCACTAGCTTTAGAGGAGATATCACTTCAAAGTACACCAGGCGAACATGCTCCCAATCCGACCTCAAAGGGTTCCCAGCATCATGAAGAACCCGTTCTCAGGAAGCGCCACGCAGCTACGGCGATGGAATTGTTCTTCGACCTTTTTTTCGTAGCAAATCTTGGAAGCTTCACGTCAACCCATGATATTAACACGGTCCAAA ATTTAAAGTCATATATCGGTTACATAACCATTCTATGGTTCTACTGGTTCCAAACTGTGCTCTTCGATCTCAGATTTCACTCGGATTCGATCTTGTCGCGGATATTTACGGGCATGCACCTAGGAGTCATGACCGGTTTCGCAGTTCTCGCGCCTAATTTCGATACCACCGATCCTCTTAACCACCCACGTCGCTTCCGCAATATGGGCCTTCTCCTCATGGTATCCCGTCTGGTCCTTGTACTCCAGTATGCCATCGTGGCTTGGTACATTCGAGGCTATAAGAAGACTCTTAGCGCAAAGATTATGACAACAGGAATACTCTTTGCTTCGGCTATGGTATTTTTGGCTTTGGCTGTTACTACGCAGATGCGACGTGGCAGATACGCATATCTAGGATGGTATATCGTACCAGCAATAGAAGCATTAGCCATGGTTTCAATATCCAGTATCTGGAAAGTGTTAAGTTTCAAAGGGACTCCGATCGTTGAGCGATTCGGAGGTATGACTCTTATTGTCCTAGGAGAAGGTACTGTTGGAATGACTAAAGCG GTGACAAGTATCGCTAAGGGGACGTCATATCCGACGGCGTCATCCATTATATTGATCACTTGCTATATTATCATCCTC TACTTTATGTACATGATCTATTTCGACCAAACCGACGAAAATCGTTTCGGATATATTCGCCAACAGATTTGGGCTATTTTCCACTTCCCACTGCATATGTCCATTCTCATCACTTCTGAGGGTAGTCGTGCTTTCGTACTTTATAGTGTTGCCAAGGGTATCTACGAGACAGCGTTTAAACACTCCAATGCCTCGAAGGTGTCTGAAACAACATCTCAGGTAGTTGACACACTTAAACTCATAGTTCACAACCTCAGAGCGCGGCTCAGAAATACTCAAGACGTTCCCGACCTCAATTACATCTACAATAATATCACGGCGATTGAAAACCTTGaagcagattctgaaaaGCTGGGAGATCTTATCGCAGAATTTACTGGTCGGCTCTTCATCTGGATCATGCGCTCCTTTGGTATTGACGCGACTCCCCAGAAATCTACCAGCCAAAAAGACAGTGAGCAATTGGCCAAATTGACCGATAAGCTCTTTCTGGTGTTCCGGTTCTTTTTCATCGCTGCAGGACTTGTTCTCATCTTTATGGCTGTGCTTCACTGGTTTTCCAAGTCCCATAAGAGCAGAGGCGAGGTTTTGTCAATCAtaaccaccaccaccattgGCATTGGTTTGTCCTTGACCTCTATAATGGCTCTATATGATGAGCAAGACGGAGAAAGTGCCTTTTACTATTATCTCAACAGCGGATGGATTGTCCCAACTGTTACTCTTGCCTATGCCCTTG TGGTTGCAATCGACAACAGCATTATAGTGATTTCTCACAAACGAAGAATCAGATATGTCGCTCAGGCGTATCGACAGGTCCCTTGA
- a CDS encoding uncharacterized protein (CAZy:AA3_2~CAZy:AA3~CAZy:AA3_3~EggNog:ENOG410PHJ8~COG:E) has translation MASTQNEPKSYDYIVCGGGTAGCVVAGRLAEDPNITVLLVEAGQHNENLENVHMTGGWLNNLDTEADWNIITPPMPGVNNRQVKLSRGKFLGGCSGVNGTLCVRGCKQDYDDWQLEGWSGEEFFQYMSKAETFHPKPWFQASEGSHGSCGPLHIEPHDLAPISQRIMDSFVSKGLPYDADMFTTGETPHGCGHAPRTVYRGLRSTSADFVTKDCQRTNVTIKTDTIVDRILFEQDDKGALCAKGVVTIAADGTQQIFHADREVIVSGGAYCSPAILMRSGIGPKEELEKHGIRCEVDLPGVGKNLMDHLIVFMFYETEKEGLTNDHLIYHGDAKEKSYALWKNHKTGFLSTFPFGAFAFARLDDRLADEPLWTQAKHEPGRDPMGLMPSQPNIEFFTTECYGGPKQYSKYPIDNKHAFSIIAELFGPRSRGTVTLKSSDPRENPVVHCNYLDDPLDLLVLAEACRFANEIVMTGTGTKDIVKGSWPPELTHHTYKTREEWVPYVKEHATTCYHAAGTCAMGKSENPMAVLDEKLRVRGVSGLRVADCSVMPLLHGGHTQMPAYGIGEKCADLVKEGN, from the exons ATGGCGTCTACACAGAACGAGCCGAAATCATATGACTACATAGTATGCGG AGGAGGGACAGCCGGCTGTGTGGTTGCCGGGCGTCTAGCCGAAGATCCAAATATCACGGTTCTTCTCGTCGAAGCAGGCCAGCACAATGAGAACCTGGAGAATGTCCACATGACTGGCGG GTGGCTGAACAATCTGGACACGGAGGCCGATTGGAATATCATAACTCCTCCAATGCCTGGTGTGAACAACAGACAAGTGAAACTCAGTAGGGGAAAATTCCTGGGTGGCTGCAGTGGTGTCAACGGTACACTGTGTGTTCGCGGGTGTAAACAGGATTATGACGACTGGCAACTCGAAGGCTGGAGTGGGGAGGAATTCTTTCAGTATATGTCGAAG GCGGAAACATTTCACCCAAAACCTTGGTTCCAAGCAAGTGAAGGCAGTCATGGATCCTGTGGGCCTCTGCATATAGAGCCTCATGATCTCGCCCCGATTTCACAACGCATTATGGACTCGTTTGTTTCTAAGGGCCTGCCCTATGACGCGGATATGTTCACTACTGGTGAAACACCACATGGATGTGGGCATGCGCCGAGGACGGTGTATCGAGGCCTGAGATCGACATCTGCGGACTTTGTGACGAAGGATTGTCAAAGAACAAACGTAACTATCAAGACCGATACTATAGTCGATAGAATTCTCTTCGAACAAGACGACAAGGGTGCTCTCTGCGCGAAAGGCGTGGTAACGATTGCTGCTGATGGGACCCAGCAGATTTTCCACGCGGATAGAGAAGTAATTGTCAGTGGGGGTGCTTACTGCAGTCCTGCAATTCTTATGAGATCAGGAATAGGGCCAAAGGAGGAGTTGGAGAAGCATGGTATTCGCTGCGAAGTTGATTTACCTGGCGTAGGGAAGAATCTTATGGATCATCTT ATCGTCTTCATGTTTTAcgaaacagaaaaagaaggctTAACAAACGACCATCTTATCTACCATGGGGACGCAAAGGAAAAGAGCTACGCCCTGTGGAAGAATCATAAGACGGGTTTCTTGTCGACTTTTCCCTTTGGAGCCTTTGCTTTCGCTCGACTCGACGATCGTCTCGCAGATGAGCCGCTCTGGACGCAGGCAAAACACGAGCCAGGCCGAGATCCTATGGGCCTGATGCCAAGTCAACCGAACATCGAATTCTTCACGACGGAATGTTATGGTGGCCCAAAGCAGTATTCGAAATACCCTATCGATAATAAACATGCATTTTCGATTATCGCAGAACTATTTGGCCCTAGATCCCGTGGCACGGTGACACTGAAATCGAGCGATCCAAGAGAAAACCCAGTCGTCCACTGCAATTACCTCGATGACCCATTAGATTTGCTTGTTTTGGCCGAGGCATGTCGATTTGCGAACGAGATTGTCATGACTGGCACCGGAACAAAGGATATTGTGAAAGGGTCGTGGCCGCCTGAACTGACACACCATACGTATAAGACGAGGGAAGAGTGGGTGCCATATGTCAAAGAGCATGCGACAACGT GCTATCATGCAGCAGGAACGTGTGCCATGGGCAAATCTGAAAATCCTATGGCAGTCCTGGATGAGAAACTTCGTGTCCGGGGCGTTTCCGGATTGCGTGTCGCAGATTGCAGTGTTATGCCACTCCTTCATGGGGGCCATACACAGATGCCAGCGTACGGGATCGGAGAGAAATGTGCAGACCTGGTTAAGGAAGGCAATTAA
- a CDS encoding uncharacterized protein (EggNog:ENOG410PRDA): MILCGGSYSPGTHLQPSMTESNRTAKAARVRDNQRRSRARRKEYIQDLEQRLRAFEKLGVEATLEVQAAGRKVAAENALLRSLLRIRGVTDFEVEHYLRAHRITPGSEISVAASPSLSQSPSDTIARQSTEACRSRSADICPRPGELHLVKEGNGRQLALQAQPASQDHPRHMSEPAGLARREGCCTEQQCLGELDTGQVTSCETAARIITMMRGHLDPQDARVELGCSTETSCMVKNMTIFDLLDR, encoded by the exons ATGATCCTTTGCGGAGGCTCCTACTCTCCTGGAACACACCTCCAACCATCAATGACCGAG TCGAACCGCACGGCCAAAGCAGCTCGTGTCCGTGATAACCAGCGGCGATCCCGCGCAAGACGGAAAGAATACATTCAAGACCTCGAGCAACGGCTGAGAGCATTTGAAAAACTCGGTGTTGAGGCGACCTTAGAAGTTCAAGCCGCCGGGAGGAAGGTCGCGGCGGAAAATGCATTGCTGCGGTCTCTGCTGAGGATTAGAGGTGTTACGGATTTCGAGGTGGAACATTATTTAAGGGCACATCGAATTACACCGGGTTCTGAAATTTCGGTGGCCGCATCCCCATCTCTATCTCAGAGCCCTTCGGATACAATAGCCAGGCAATCAACGGAGGCCTGCCGCTCGAGATCGGCGGATATTTGCCCAAGACCAGGCGAATTACACTTGGTGAAAGAGGGGAATGGACGTCAACTAGCGCTGCAAGCCCAACCTGCCAGCCAGGATCATCCAAGACACATGTCAGAGCCTGCGGGTCTGGCGAGGCGTGAAGGATGCTGTACAGAGCAACAGTGCCTAGGTGAACTCGATACAGGCCAAGTCACCTCCTGCGAAACCGCCGCTAGAATCATTACGATGATGCGAGGACATTTAGATCCGCAAGACGCGAGAGTAGAGCTGGGCTGCTCTACTGAAACAAGCTGCATGGTGAAGAATATGACCATTTTTGACTTGCTTGATAGGTGA
- a CDS encoding uncharacterized protein (SECRETED:SignalP(1-18)~EggNog:ENOG410Q4Z4~TransMembrane:1 (n2-13c18/19o363-381i)) encodes MAILTLVTLIASASFAIALPWSADGALPRRRNSPGTANSTLVSSTESPTPSLSIIPPASESTCSGSVFLFGSAPKTVYTTVTRTYIVTGFELFKSGPTYVTPLPPCITHDCGSQGNGTCDTQPVFTLPTTLISVTKKTTVFEIPSSVNPPMFSGIGSPGGPTPPQTTGAPQEPGDFMSWIESMVEGMRPSSVLRDSSRIEPSSTRPEITPPPNDGRKNDGKGGTDRVERYIGPDGKTTFILSGVPITIHDDKNTMVLAIPQTTITMNDHALPMTLVASHSIQPVALTINTSAVICNGTTVRLIQPNPTRSTDDDATLTGHSISSSTPSAGTRGGGAGGEGEELTDGPSTRSPPSINRNSAQPTTVPCALLILSLISIMVLCI; translated from the exons ATGGCCATTCTGACCCTCGTTACCTTGATTGCTTCCGCTTCTTTTGCGATTGCTTTGCCATGGAGTGCTGACG GAGCTCTGCCTCGTAGGAGAAACTCTCCTGGCACTGCCAACTCTACGCTAGTATCGTCGACCGAATCCCCAACACCTTCATTATCCATAATTCCGCCTGCCAGCGAATCCACATGCTCCGGAAGCGTCTTTCTCTTCGGATCTGCCCCGAAAACAGTCTACACAACCGTCACCCGCACCTACATAGTCACCGGTTTCGAGCTTTTTAAATCTGGGCCGACATATGTCACACCTCTTCCGCCATGCATCACCCACGATTGTGGATCTCAGGGAAATGGCACCTGCGACACACAACCAGTCTTCACTCTACCCACTACACTTATCTCAGTCACAAAGAAAACCACTGTATTCGAAATTCCTAGCTCGGTAAACCCGCCGATGTTTTCTGGCATAGGCAGCCCTGGAGGACCTACACCACCACAAACGACCGGGGCACCTCAGGAGCCGGGTGACTTTATGAGCTGGATTGAGAGTATGGTTGAAGGAATGCGTCCATCCAGTGTACTTCGCGACAGTTCACGAATTGAGCCCAGCAGCACGCGTCCCGAAATAACACCCCCGCCCAATGATGGAAGGAAAAATGACGGGAAAGGGGGTACAGATAGAGTTGAACGGTACATTGGGCCTGACGGCAAAACAACATTTATACTCTCTGGAGTTCCGATAACCATCCACGACGACAAAAACACGATGGTCCTCGCCATTCCCCAGACTACTATCACCATGAATGACCATGCATTGCCCATGACTCTGGTTGCTAGCCATTCTATTCAGCCCGTTGCGCTTACCATCAATACATCCGCGGTTATTTGCAACGGGACGACGGTCCGTTTAATACAACCAAATCCAACAAGAAGCACCGATGACGATGCCACATTGACGGGACACAGTATATCATCAAGCACCCCGTCGGCTGGAACCCGCGGAGGTGGCGCTGGCGGAGAAGGCGAGGAGCTAACGGATGGTCCGTCCACCCGGTCGCCACCCAGTATTAATAGAAACTCGGCCCAACCAACCACGGTCCCATGTGCATTGTTAATTTTATCTTTGATTTCGATAATGGTATTATGTATCTAA
- a CDS encoding uncharacterized protein (EggNog:ENOG410PMRX~TransMembrane:2 (i83-104o110-130i)) yields the protein MFAQDFPVVSGLPRWPLLSDPANLTRSSDSLPSFVSPVGLLWNDLKLFFKIWKTIPGIILPLHPARSGELDELSLTLGNIGDLIFHAILIVCQLGFLLLIPLSIFLPFNIFLTFFIGFLVVNYFVCLPFNGKEGAIYRARPKNGIPIAGRGEKWIFINGVSVGHRWLQNNLQLLANTFRREIVGVHNPTSGIIFDLIQCLIERDFQYNTRDVRQAYAMVKDELTRTTNPNDKVILIVHSQGGIEGGMVIDWLLADVSEDNMSKLEVYTFGNAANHFNNPIRSGSTDKTNPETYRAIRHIEHYANHGDFVARFGVLNYAKKAPGQKENRFVGRVFERQGSGHMFCQHYLDTMFTMDGDKVAEGNPFMDSPLEVDMDNTETIFAQKAHKRTIKSMSRLWEYRNGGKPST from the exons ATGTTTGCTCAGGATTTTCCTGTTGTGTCCGGCCTGCCCAGGTGGCCTCTACTATCTGATCCGGCGAATCTAACCAGGTCGTCAGATTCCCTACCGTCATTTGTCTCGCCTGTAGGGCTTCTCTGGAATGATCTTAAGTTATTCTTTAAAATATGGAAAACGATTCCGGGGATAATCCTACCCCTTCATCCAGCTCGTTCAGGCGAACTAGACGAGCTGTCCTTGACACTCGGGAACATCGGTGACTTGATCTTCCATGCGATTCTCATTGTTTGCCAGCttggctttcttctcttgaTTCCCCTATCCATCTTTCTACCTTTCAATATATTTTTAACCTTTTTTATTGGCTTCCTTGTTGTGAATTATTTCGTTTGCTTGCCATTCAACGGTAAGGAGGGCGCTATATATAGAGCGAGGCCAAAGAACGGTATTCCCATCGCGGGCAGAGGTGAAAAATGGATATTCATAAATGGCGTATCAGTTGG GCACCGTTGGCTCCAGAACAATCTTCAGCTATTGGCCAACACCTTTCGACGCGAAATTGTTGGAGTCCATAATCCGAC GAGCGGAATTATTTTTGATTTGATCCAGTGTCTAATCGAGCGGGATTTCCAATATAATACTCGCGACGTCCGCCAGGCTTATGCAATGGTCAAGGATGAGCTTACAAGGACTACGAATCCAAACGACAAAGTGATACTTATTGTTCATAGTCAAGGCGGCATTGAGGGTGGTATGGTCATCGACTGGCTTCTGGCAGATGTATCAGAGGACAATATGTCTAAGCTCGAAGTCTACACGTTTGGGAATGCTGCAAACCACTTTAACAATCCCATCCGTTCAGGATCAACGGACAAGACCAACCCGGAGACGTATCGGGCTATTAGACATATCGAACATTATGCGAATCACGGGGACTTTGTCGCTAGATTCGGTGTTTTGAATTATGCCAAAAAGGCACCAGGCCAGAAAGAAAACCGGTTTGTGGGTAGGGTGTTTGAACGGCAGGGTAGTGGACATATGTTTTGCCAGCATTATCTCGACACTATGTTCACAATGGATGGTGATAAGGTTGCGGAGGGAAATCCGTTTATGGATTCACCGCTGGAAGTTGACATGGACAATACTGA AACTATATTCGCGCAAAAGGCACACAAGCGTACGATTAAATCCATGAGTAGGCTCTGGGAGTATAGGAACGGAGGGAAGCCCTCAACCTGA